The DNA region TATTCTTTCTACTTTTTATTTTCCACTTTCGTGATTAAGATTTCCTTGACACATGTTAATGCCCATTCTATATTTCTTCCCGTAAAGCGAAAGTTCTTATTAAGAAATACCATAAGGACAATTTGTTTTGGACAATAGTAGCACAAAATCAGGTATTCTATGTTATCAGAGTACTTTTTAACCACGGGTATGAACCCCAAAACAAGCTTTAGAATTCATACCCTCCGCTGTGCGGGATGGTTCGACTTACAAATTTCAATGCATTTCGTTTTTGAAATTTGAGTCTCACAATAAAAAAGATATGGAAAGAATTAGGAGGTTTTTATGTATCGGATTGATTTGTTAAACAAGATTTCGAAAAAGGGCTTGAGCCTTTTTACTGAAAAGTATGAATATCGTACGGATATTCCCGATCCCGACGGAATTCTTGTAAGAAGCAAGGAAATGAAAGAGATGACCCTGCCGTCAAGCCTGAAAGCAATTGCCCGCGCCGGTGCCGGCGTCAACAATATTCCCATCGATAAATGTTCGGAGAAAGGCATAGTGGTGTTTAATACGCCGGGCGCAAACGCTAACGGCGTGAAAGAACTGGTGCTCCTGGGCATGCTGCTGGCATCACGCAAAGTGGTTGATGGAATCGCCTGGGCCAAAGGACTGGTAGGTGAAGGCGACAAGGTACCCGACCTGATCGAAAAGGGCAAATCCAAGTTCGGTGGCACCGAGATCCTGGGCAAGAAGCTCGGGGTGGTTGGTTTGGGAGCCATCGGCACCATGGTGGCCAATGCCGCCGAAGGTCTGGGCATGTCAGTCTGGGGGTACGATCCGTACCTGTCCATCGAGGCGGCCTGGAGGCTGTCCCGCAATACCAAGAAGGCACCAAGCCTGGACAAACTTCTGTCCGAGTGCGATTTCATCTCGCTACACGTCCCTCAGAACAAAGACACCAAGGGATTCATCAATACCGATAAATTCGCGGTCATGAAGAAGGGCGTAGTGATCCTGAACTTCGCCAGAGGGGGACTCGTAGATACCCCGTCCCTGAAGAAGGCCATCGCCGACGGTATCGTAGCCTGCTACGTAACTGATTTCCCCGATGAAGAGGTCATCAAGACAGACAAAGTCATCGCCATCCCGCATCTGGGTGCGTCCACCGAAGAATCGGAAGAAAACTGCGCCATCATGGCTGCCATGCAACTGATGGGCTTCCTGGAAAACGGGAACATCAAGAACTCAGTCAATTTCCCGGAATGCACCCTGGACAGATCAGGCAAGGTCAGACTCACCATTTCGAACAAGAATGAACCAGGCATGATCGAGAAGATCACCCGCATGCTTGCGGACAACAAACTCAACATCGCCGACATGATCAACAAAAGCAAAGGTAACATCGCCTATAACATCATCGACGTGGAAGGCGATATCAATACTGACTTGGTAAAGAAAATCCAGTCTATCGATGGGATCGTAGCTGTCAGGGTGATTTAAGAATACCTCTGGCACGTTAAATAAAAAAAGGCGAATCCCCTGTGATTCGCCTTTTTCCTAATGGTTTAAATTTTAGTTAACCACTGCAACCGCTTCGCCTGGCGCTTGCTATGTAATCATTTTTTGTTTCTTTATCTCCCCGATGATGCAAAAACTACTTTCCATTAGAAGCGGTTATTCTCCAATTATAGCATTCTGAAAAATGTTTCTTATACCTAAAGCAACCATGCCCCAAATGGGCTCATCTAATCGAAATCTTCTTTTATAATTGTGTCTTTTTTATTACATAATTAAAAAAAAATCAAGAAAAAAATCAATATATGGTAGTTATTTTTTTTATTACCACAACAAGTGGTATGCAATGGTATTATAGAAGCAATCACCTGTCCATTATTTCAACTTCGTTCAATTACTATAAAGTAAGGCAAACCCTTTTTCTTTTTTGACTCCGGCCACTGTAATAATGTATAAGAATCAACGGTATGCTGCCTTCCACTAAATTCCGGTAATGCTTTGGAGGAGATCATCATGGATGAAAAGGTAAGAAACGCGATATTTAAACAAATTGAAAAGGAACCTTTCGGTAAAAAATTCGGCTTGAAATTGAAAGATGTGCGGGAAGGATATGCTAAAGTAGAAATGCTTTTCACTCAAGATATGGAAAACATGTTCGGAATGGCCCACGGCGGTGCGATTTTTTCGCTGCTTGACGCGGCTTTCGAAGTCGCCTCCAACTCGCACGGAACAATGGCGGTCGCTCTGAATATGAATATTA from Deltaproteobacteria bacterium HGW-Deltaproteobacteria-2 includes:
- a CDS encoding 3-phosphoglycerate dehydrogenase, which codes for MYRIDLLNKISKKGLSLFTEKYEYRTDIPDPDGILVRSKEMKEMTLPSSLKAIARAGAGVNNIPIDKCSEKGIVVFNTPGANANGVKELVLLGMLLASRKVVDGIAWAKGLVGEGDKVPDLIEKGKSKFGGTEILGKKLGVVGLGAIGTMVANAAEGLGMSVWGYDPYLSIEAAWRLSRNTKKAPSLDKLLSECDFISLHVPQNKDTKGFINTDKFAVMKKGVVILNFARGGLVDTPSLKKAIADGIVACYVTDFPDEEVIKTDKVIAIPHLGASTEESEENCAIMAAMQLMGFLENGNIKNSVNFPECTLDRSGKVRLTISNKNEPGMIEKITRMLADNKLNIADMINKSKGNIAYNIIDVEGDINTDLVKKIQSIDGIVAVRVI
- a CDS encoding thioesterase translates to MDEKVRNAIFKQIEKEPFGKKFGLKLKDVREGYAKVEMLFTQDMENMFGMAHGGAIFSLLDAAFEVASNSHGTMAVALNMNINYLASPEKGSMLTAEAREINRTKKTAAYDIHATDDAGKLLASCQALVYRLEKPLPFL